The genomic DNA CCTTCAGTACTACTGGAAAATGTAGTCAATTTAATTTACACAAAAATCCCTCATTCTCAAGCCAAACAAGTTGAGCAATTTGCTAACTGCCTCTATGCCCAAATGTCAAAAGACGATCTCAATGCCCGTAATGACAGTGATTTGTATGGTGCCGTAGTGAGCCTTTGGAATGCACTGAATAAAACGGCACAGGACAAAACACACATTCGTGTATTTAATCCTAGCCAAGCCAAACATGGTTGGCAGTCAACTCATAGCATTATTGAGGTTATCCAACTTGATATGCCTTTCTTGGTTGACTCGCTCTCAATGGCGTTAAATCGAATGGGCATCACAGCTCATGTGATGTTGCATACGCCATTAGCGGTCGTGCGTGGTAATAACAAGGTGACAGATGTGTCATTTGTGAATGACGCGACAGATGGTAGCAATAATGTGGCGGTATTCTTGGTCGAAATTGACAAGCAAAATAGTGATGCTGACATTAAGGCCATCGAAAAAGAAATACAAACAGTACTTGCTGATGTCACTGCATCGGTCAATGATTGGCAATTAATGTCTGCTACATTAACCGAGACTATTAAGCAATTACCTTCACGTCCGTTTCCTGGTGAGAAAGCTGAACTTCAAGAGTCGATTGATTTCTTGAACTATTTGAACAACCACCATTTTACTTTGCTTGGCTACCGTTATTATGATTTAAAACGCGTTGAAGGCGATGTTGAGCTTGTTCCTAATATTGAATCTAGCTTAGGACTAATGAACCGTTCAAAAACCTCACACAGTGAGCGTGGTTTATTACTCTCAAGTTTATCTGATTCTGCTCGTAAAGAGGCATTAGATGAAAGCTTACTCGTTCTCACCAAAAGTTCTGCTAAAAGCCGTGTGCATCGTCCGGCTTATGTTGACTATGTCGGTGTTAAACGCTTCGATAACAAAGGCAATGTCATTGGTGAAGATCGCTTCATTGGTTTATATGCTTCCAATCTTTATAACCGGAGTCCTCGTGAGATCCCATTACTGCGCGAAAAGGTTCAGCGGATCTTGGCCCGTTCAGGGCTAGCACCACGCTCACATGATTACAAAGCGTTAATGAACATCCTTGAGAACTTACCTCGCGATGAGTTAATTCAAGCGAAAGATGATGAGTTATCGGACATTGCTTATGGCGTGCTTGAAATGCAAGACCGCGATAAATTAAAGCTGTTCGTGCGTAAAGACGGTTATGGTCGTTTCTTATCGTGTTTAGTGTATGTGTCCAAAGATCGTTACAACACTAAATTACGTCAAGATACTCAACGCATTCTGGCACAGCATTTCCAGAGTAATGAAGATGTTGAGTTCACAACCTATTTCTCAGAGTCAACCTTGGCTCGAACTCACTATATTATCAAAGTTGATAATAACAATATGGATGTTGATGTGATTGCCATTGAAAAAAATCTTATTGAAGCTGCTCGCTCGTGGGATGATAAATTGCACACAGCGTTAAATAATACTGTTGGGGAACAAGCCGGTACTGGCTTAACCAAACGTTATTTAAATACGTTCCCACCTAGCTATAAAGATGATGTATTACCTAGCTCTGCTGTTGTCGATATGCAACATTTAGAAGCATTGGATGACGATCACAAGTTAGGCATGTTGTTCTATCAACCACAAGAGTCGGCGTTAAACAACAATAAAGTTCGTTTAAAACTGTTCCATAAAGACGAACCTATTCACTTGTCCGATGTATTGCCAATGCTTGAAAACTTTGGCTTACGGGTGATTAACGAACGCCCGTATGAAGTCAAAACCAATGACGGTGCGACATTCTGGATTTTAGACTTCTTAATGACAGTGCAGGGCGCGGCAACAGAAAACCTAGCCGACAGCCAAGACCGTTTCCAAACGGCATTGTTGCAAGTTTGGCAAAAGAAACTGGAAGATGACGGTTTTAATCGTATCGTACTGTCAACCGGTTTAAGCGGTCGTGAAGTGTCTATTTTACGTGCTTATGCTAAATATATGCGTCAAATTGATGCGACATTTAGTCAGTCTTACATTGAAGAAACTTTCAGCCGTTATCCTAAACTAGCGGACTTATTGGTGAAGATGTTCATCCGTAAGTTTAATCCTAAGTTAAAAACCCGGACGTTAAGCAAGTTCCTTGAACAAGTGAACCTACAACTTGATGATGTTTCAAGCTTGGATGATGACCGCATTATTCGTCGTTATTTAGATTTAATTAACGCCACAATGCGTACTAACTTCTACCAAACGGCTGCAAATGGCCTAGCAAAAGATTACCTTTCGTTTAAGTTTTCGCCAATCTTGATCCCGGAAATGCCTAAGCCGTTACCTAAGTTTGAGATTTTCGTGTATTCACCTCGTGTTGAAGGTGTGCATTTGCGCGGAGGTAAAGTGGCCCGTGGTGGTTTGCGTTGGTCAGATCGTCGTGAAGATTTCCGTACCGAAGTACTCGGTTTAGTAAAAGCACAACAAGTGAAAAACACCGTAATTGTCCCTGTTGGTGCAAAAGGTGGCTTTGTCTGTAAGCAACTGCCAACCGAGGGGGGCCGTGAGGCATTCTTCACTGAAGGGCAACAATGTTACCGCATCTTTATCCGTGCGTTGTTAGATATTTCTGACAACATTAAAAACGGTGAAGTGGTTCCGCCAGTCGATGTTGTTCGCCATGACGAAGATGATGCTTATTTAGTTGTTGCAGCCGACAAAGGCACCGCGACCTTCTCCGATATTGCTAACGAGATTGCGATTGAATATGACTTCTGGTTAGGTGATGCGTTTGCCTCTGGTGGCAGTAACGGTTATGACCACAAGAAAATGGGTATTACTGCTCGTGGTGCATGGGAATCAGTGAAGCGTCATTTCCGTGAGATAGGCGTAGATTGTCAAACTACACCCTTTAGCTGTGTCGCCATTGGTGATATGGCGGGTGACGTATTTGGTAACGGCATGTTGTTATCGGAACAAACTCAATTGGTTGCTGCATTTAACCATATGCACATCTTTATTGACCCTACGCCAAAGATTGCAGAAAGCTATGCTGAGCGTCAGCGTTTGTTTGTGTTACCTCGCTCAAGCTGGGAAGACTACAACGCGAAACTGATATCTAAAGGCGGTGGGATATTCCTACGTGCTGCCAAGTCAATTAAATTGACGCCAGAAATCAAGCGAATGTTAGACACTGACAAAGACGCCATGACCCCAAGTGAACTAATGAAAGAACTACTGAAAATGCCAGTAGATTTGATTTGGAACGGGGGGATCGGTACCTATGTTAAATCGAGCAAAGAATCGCATTCTGAAGTCGGCGACCGTGCTAATGATACTTTACGGGTTAATGGTAAAGAAGTTCGTGCCAAAATCATTGGTGAAGGCGGTAACTTAGGTTGCACTCAATTAGGCCGTATTGAATATTGCGCTAATGGTGGCCGCATGAACACTGACTTTGTGGATAACGTTGGCGGTGTAGATTGTTCCGATAACGAAGTTAACATTAAGATTTTCTTAAACACCTTAGTGGCAGAAGGTGAGTTAACCGTTAAACAGCGTAACCGTTTACTTCAAGACATGACCGACGAAGTCAGCGAGATTGTGATCCAAGATTGTAAAAGTCAAACCCGTACTATTTCAGTGACACAAGTCGATGGTGTGTCGCAGTTGAAAGAACAAATTCGTTTTATTCAGTATCTTGAAAAAGATGGCAAACTTGATCGTGCACTTGAATTTTTACCAACAGATGACGATTTAGCTGAACGTTTAGCCAATGGCCGAGCGCTAACTCGTCCTGAAATATCGGTATTAGTCGCGTACGCTAAGATGGTACTTAAAGAGCAATTAGTGACCCCTGAAATCACTGAAGATGCTTTTTTAAGTAAGTTGCTCGTCGCTTATTTCCCTAAAAAATTACAAGCTAAATACGCTGACAAAATGACCGCGCATCCTCTACGAGGTGAAATTATTGCAACATCTTTAGCCAATGAATTGGTTAATGACATGGGCTTTAATTTTGTACAACGTATGCAAGATGAGACCGGTGCAACAGTTGCTGAAGCGGCAATTTGTTATACTATGGCTCGAGAAATCTTTGGCCTTGACGAGTTAACCGCTTCAATTAGTGATTTGAATGGCGTAATACCTGCAGTAGTGCAGGGTGAAATGTTACATCAGTTACGTCGTAATATGCGCCGTGCGTGTCGTTGGTTTATCCGTCATCGTAATCGCGCTCATAATATTGATCAAACCGTTGCGTTCTTTAAGCCCGTGTTTGAACAGCTTAAAGCCAATGTCGATCAATATATGATAGCGGCTGAAGTGAACGTTATGTCTGCCGAGATTAATGCGCTGACCAACGAAAATGTTCCTCAAGCCGTCGCAGAAGTTGCGGTGAAAATGAGTACATTATTCTCTGCGTTAGACATTGCACAAATTGCTCAAATTGAGAATAAGTCAGTTGAACTGGTATCAGAAACTTACTTCAAACTCGGTGCTAAAGTTGAGTTACATTGGTTCTTAGAACAAATCAGTGCCCAACCTGTTGCTAACCATTGGCAAGCACTTGCCCGTGCGGCATTCAGAGAAGAACTTGATTGGCAGCAACGTGCTTTAAGCTCTGCAGTATTACGGACTTGTAGTGATACTTGTGATGCAGATAGTGTGATTAATCAGTGGATTGAACAAAATAAGTCTTTGCTCGAAAGATGGTATCACATGCTAGCGGATTTTAAGGTTTCTCAAACCCATGAATTTGCGAAGTTCTCAGTCGCCTTACGAGAACTGAACTTACTGATTTTGCATTGCGAAAGTCAGAAGTAGTTTTTATAATGTGAATAAA from Shewanella psychromarinicola includes the following:
- a CDS encoding NAD-glutamate dehydrogenase, yielding MALKDAMPSVLLENVVNLIYTKIPHSQAKQVEQFANCLYAQMSKDDLNARNDSDLYGAVVSLWNALNKTAQDKTHIRVFNPSQAKHGWQSTHSIIEVIQLDMPFLVDSLSMALNRMGITAHVMLHTPLAVVRGNNKVTDVSFVNDATDGSNNVAVFLVEIDKQNSDADIKAIEKEIQTVLADVTASVNDWQLMSATLTETIKQLPSRPFPGEKAELQESIDFLNYLNNHHFTLLGYRYYDLKRVEGDVELVPNIESSLGLMNRSKTSHSERGLLLSSLSDSARKEALDESLLVLTKSSAKSRVHRPAYVDYVGVKRFDNKGNVIGEDRFIGLYASNLYNRSPREIPLLREKVQRILARSGLAPRSHDYKALMNILENLPRDELIQAKDDELSDIAYGVLEMQDRDKLKLFVRKDGYGRFLSCLVYVSKDRYNTKLRQDTQRILAQHFQSNEDVEFTTYFSESTLARTHYIIKVDNNNMDVDVIAIEKNLIEAARSWDDKLHTALNNTVGEQAGTGLTKRYLNTFPPSYKDDVLPSSAVVDMQHLEALDDDHKLGMLFYQPQESALNNNKVRLKLFHKDEPIHLSDVLPMLENFGLRVINERPYEVKTNDGATFWILDFLMTVQGAATENLADSQDRFQTALLQVWQKKLEDDGFNRIVLSTGLSGREVSILRAYAKYMRQIDATFSQSYIEETFSRYPKLADLLVKMFIRKFNPKLKTRTLSKFLEQVNLQLDDVSSLDDDRIIRRYLDLINATMRTNFYQTAANGLAKDYLSFKFSPILIPEMPKPLPKFEIFVYSPRVEGVHLRGGKVARGGLRWSDRREDFRTEVLGLVKAQQVKNTVIVPVGAKGGFVCKQLPTEGGREAFFTEGQQCYRIFIRALLDISDNIKNGEVVPPVDVVRHDEDDAYLVVAADKGTATFSDIANEIAIEYDFWLGDAFASGGSNGYDHKKMGITARGAWESVKRHFREIGVDCQTTPFSCVAIGDMAGDVFGNGMLLSEQTQLVAAFNHMHIFIDPTPKIAESYAERQRLFVLPRSSWEDYNAKLISKGGGIFLRAAKSIKLTPEIKRMLDTDKDAMTPSELMKELLKMPVDLIWNGGIGTYVKSSKESHSEVGDRANDTLRVNGKEVRAKIIGEGGNLGCTQLGRIEYCANGGRMNTDFVDNVGGVDCSDNEVNIKIFLNTLVAEGELTVKQRNRLLQDMTDEVSEIVIQDCKSQTRTISVTQVDGVSQLKEQIRFIQYLEKDGKLDRALEFLPTDDDLAERLANGRALTRPEISVLVAYAKMVLKEQLVTPEITEDAFLSKLLVAYFPKKLQAKYADKMTAHPLRGEIIATSLANELVNDMGFNFVQRMQDETGATVAEAAICYTMAREIFGLDELTASISDLNGVIPAVVQGEMLHQLRRNMRRACRWFIRHRNRAHNIDQTVAFFKPVFEQLKANVDQYMIAAEVNVMSAEINALTNENVPQAVAEVAVKMSTLFSALDIAQIAQIENKSVELVSETYFKLGAKVELHWFLEQISAQPVANHWQALARAAFREELDWQQRALSSAVLRTCSDTCDADSVINQWIEQNKSLLERWYHMLADFKVSQTHEFAKFSVALRELNLLILHCESQK